Proteins encoded in a region of the Teredinibacter purpureus genome:
- the argJ gene encoding bifunctional glutamate N-acetyltransferase/amino-acid acetyltransferase ArgJ has product MAVGNGVWPTVFPVAGVRLGVAAAGVKYTDRNDVVLLEIAEGSEVAGVFTQNAFCAAPVTLAKQHLGENTPRYFLINSGNANACTGDAGFDAAQETMSAVARVAKVSINQVLPFSTGVIGEPLPSSKIVAAIPQAYEQLDVMGWELAATTIMTTDTRPKASSVRINIGGETVSITGISKGSGMIRPNMATMLAYIATDAAIDADTLRAISLSAANKSFNRITIDGDTSTNDACMLIATGQSSAKKIERPSGEAFEKIRDAIIDVYKNLAQQIVRDGEGATKFVTVNVSGGKSNSECLQVAYAIAHSPLVKTALFASDPNWGRIVAAIGYAGIDSLDPSRVSVSLDDVQIVKNGSRAVSYLEESGQAIFNQPEFSINVALGRGEASETLWTSDLSHEYVTINAEYRT; this is encoded by the coding sequence ATGGCGGTAGGTAATGGGGTATGGCCGACTGTTTTTCCTGTTGCCGGTGTTCGCTTGGGTGTGGCCGCTGCCGGTGTGAAATACACAGATAGAAATGATGTGGTGCTATTAGAGATCGCTGAGGGTAGCGAGGTCGCTGGCGTGTTTACGCAGAATGCCTTTTGCGCTGCACCGGTAACTCTAGCCAAACAACACTTGGGCGAAAATACGCCACGATATTTTTTGATCAATTCGGGTAACGCGAATGCTTGTACAGGCGACGCCGGTTTTGACGCTGCACAAGAAACCATGTCCGCTGTAGCGCGTGTTGCAAAAGTTAGTATTAATCAGGTTCTGCCTTTTTCAACCGGTGTGATAGGGGAGCCGTTGCCAAGCAGCAAAATTGTAGCCGCTATTCCGCAGGCGTATGAACAGCTGGATGTGATGGGCTGGGAGCTGGCGGCAACTACTATTATGACAACAGATACACGCCCTAAAGCGAGTAGTGTTCGGATTAATATTGGTGGCGAAACTGTCTCTATCACTGGAATTTCGAAAGGCTCGGGAATGATTCGCCCCAATATGGCGACAATGTTAGCTTACATTGCAACGGATGCGGCAATCGATGCAGATACGCTTCGCGCTATTTCCCTTTCTGCTGCGAACAAATCATTTAATAGAATTACCATCGATGGTGATACGTCTACGAATGATGCCTGTATGTTAATCGCCACTGGGCAATCTTCTGCAAAGAAAATTGAGCGGCCGAGCGGTGAAGCCTTTGAAAAAATTCGAGATGCTATAATCGATGTTTACAAAAATCTCGCACAGCAAATCGTGCGAGACGGAGAAGGCGCAACAAAGTTTGTTACGGTAAATGTCTCGGGTGGAAAATCGAATTCAGAGTGTTTACAGGTGGCTTATGCTATTGCGCATTCGCCTTTGGTTAAAACAGCGCTATTCGCGTCGGACCCCAATTGGGGGCGTATTGTTGCGGCTATAGGTTACGCTGGTATCGACTCTCTTGATCCCTCACGCGTGTCAGTGAGTTTGGATGATGTTCAAATCGTCAAAAATGGTAGTCGCGCGGTAAGCTATTTAGAGGAATCTGGCCAAGCTATTTTTAATCAACCTGAGTTTTCGATAAACGTAGCGCTTGGACGTGGTGAAGCGTCAGAAACACTGTGGACGAGTGATTTGTCGCACGAGTACGTTACTATCAATGCTGAGTACCGCACCTAG